A window of the Amycolatopsis solani genome harbors these coding sequences:
- a CDS encoding ATP-binding cassette domain-containing protein — protein sequence MTEPILQARGLVKRYGRVTAIDGADFDLLPGEVLAVVGDNGAGKSSLIKALSGAVIPDEGEIKVDGRTVHFKSPLDARQYGIETVYQDLAVAPALDIASNMFLGREKRLRGPFGLFRKLDTATMRSEAQRILDELGINIKSITQPVETLSGGQRQGVAVARAAAFGTKAVIMDEPTAALGVAESGKVLDLIGRIRDRGLPVVLISHNMPHVFDIADRIHVHRLGKRVAVVSPKTHSMNQVVGLLTGALRLNENGEVEEAAAATHVAGLK from the coding sequence ATGACCGAACCGATCCTCCAGGCCCGCGGGCTGGTGAAACGCTACGGCCGGGTGACCGCCATCGACGGCGCCGACTTCGACCTGCTGCCCGGTGAGGTGCTCGCCGTGGTCGGCGACAACGGCGCCGGCAAGTCGTCGCTCATCAAAGCGTTGTCCGGCGCGGTGATCCCGGACGAGGGTGAGATCAAAGTGGACGGCAGGACCGTCCACTTCAAGTCCCCTTTGGACGCTCGCCAGTACGGGATCGAGACGGTGTACCAGGACCTCGCCGTCGCGCCCGCGCTCGACATCGCGTCGAACATGTTCCTGGGGCGGGAAAAGCGGCTGCGCGGGCCGTTCGGACTGTTCCGGAAGCTGGACACCGCGACCATGCGGTCGGAGGCGCAGCGGATCCTCGACGAGCTGGGCATCAACATCAAGTCGATCACCCAGCCCGTCGAAACGCTTTCCGGTGGTCAGCGCCAGGGTGTCGCCGTCGCGCGGGCCGCGGCGTTCGGCACCAAGGCCGTGATCATGGACGAGCCGACCGCCGCTCTCGGGGTGGCCGAGTCCGGCAAGGTGCTCGACCTGATCGGCCGGATCCGCGACCGCGGCCTGCCGGTGGTGCTGATCAGCCACAACATGCCGCACGTGTTCGACATCGCCGACCGCATCCACGTGCACCGCCTCGGCAAGCGCGTCGCGGTCGTGTCGCCGAAGACGCACTCGATGAACCAGGTCGTCGGCCTGCTCACGGGTGCGTTGCGGCTCAACGAAAACGGTGAAGTGGAAGAAGCCGCCGCCGCTACCCACGTGGCCGGCTTGAAGTGA
- a CDS encoding PfkB family carbohydrate kinase: protein MLLAGLCTVDVVQRVTELPAPGEKVQSLSVDVAAGGPATNAAVTAAALGAEATLLTVLGAHPLAALARADLEAHGVRLIDLAPSLTDPPPVSAVAVRDHDGERTVVARNAQGRTFIGKVPLLAADVVLLDGHYPELALAVARGTDAPVVLDAGSWKPVFDELLPLVDIAACSAHFHAPGPGLHERGVPTVITTAGPGPVRWSTADGSSGEVPVASVAARDTLGAGDVWHGALAVAVLSEPNVTDRIRFANEVAAERVRQVGPRSWTSAIAGRNRK, encoded by the coding sequence GTGCTGCTGGCGGGACTGTGCACCGTGGACGTCGTCCAGCGGGTCACCGAGCTCCCGGCGCCGGGCGAGAAGGTGCAGTCGCTGTCGGTGGACGTCGCGGCCGGGGGACCCGCGACTAACGCCGCCGTGACGGCCGCCGCGCTCGGCGCCGAGGCGACCCTGCTGACCGTCCTCGGGGCACACCCGCTGGCCGCGCTCGCCCGCGCCGACCTCGAAGCCCACGGCGTCCGCCTGATCGACCTCGCGCCTTCGCTCACCGATCCGCCGCCGGTCAGCGCGGTGGCGGTCCGCGACCACGACGGCGAGCGCACCGTCGTCGCCCGCAACGCCCAAGGCCGCACTTTCATAGGGAAAGTGCCGCTTTTGGCAGCTGATGTCGTTTTGCTTGATGGGCATTATCCGGAGCTGGCGCTGGCGGTCGCGAGGGGAACCGACGCGCCGGTCGTGCTCGACGCCGGGAGCTGGAAGCCCGTGTTCGACGAGCTGCTGCCGCTGGTCGACATCGCCGCGTGCTCCGCGCACTTCCACGCGCCGGGACCCGGCCTGCACGAGCGCGGCGTGCCCACCGTCATCACCACCGCGGGTCCCGGGCCCGTGCGGTGGTCCACTGCGGACGGCAGCTCGGGTGAGGTGCCTGTCGCGAGCGTGGCCGCGCGGGACACACTGGGTGCGGGCGACGTCTGGCACGGCGCGCTCGCCGTGGCCGTGCTCAGCGAACCGAATGTGACGGACCGGATCCGATTCGCCAACGAGGTGGCGGCCGAACGGGTGCGGCAGGTGGGACCGCGGTCGTGGACGTCCGCGATCGCAGGAAGGAACAGGAAATGA
- a CDS encoding nucleoside/nucleotide kinase family protein encodes MTAFDDLLARAEGLTVRGQRNVLGIIGAPASGKTTLAWALANALGSRAAVVGMDGFHLAQVELRRLERTERKGAPDTFDAAGYYHLIRRLAEGRETVYAPEFRREIEEPIAGAVAVAPEVQLVITEGNYLLLPDDPWSGIRSLLTEAWFLAPDEPERIERLVSRHRRYGRSLVEARQRALGSDQRNADLISQTRDRADLVLENLPLVNFAL; translated from the coding sequence ATGACGGCGTTCGACGACCTGCTGGCCCGGGCCGAGGGCCTGACCGTGCGCGGGCAGCGCAACGTGCTGGGCATCATCGGCGCGCCCGCGTCGGGCAAGACCACGCTCGCGTGGGCGCTGGCCAACGCGCTCGGCTCGCGCGCCGCGGTGGTCGGCATGGACGGCTTCCACCTCGCGCAGGTCGAGCTGCGCCGGCTGGAGCGCACCGAGCGCAAGGGCGCGCCGGACACGTTCGACGCGGCCGGCTACTACCACCTGATCCGCCGCCTCGCCGAAGGCCGCGAGACGGTGTACGCGCCGGAGTTCCGCCGCGAAATCGAGGAGCCGATCGCCGGCGCGGTCGCCGTGGCGCCGGAGGTCCAGCTCGTCATCACCGAGGGCAACTACCTGCTGCTGCCGGACGACCCGTGGAGTGGCATCCGGTCGCTGCTCACCGAGGCCTGGTTCCTCGCGCCGGACGAGCCCGAGCGGATCGAACGGCTGGTGTCGCGCCACCGCCGCTACGGCCGTTCGCTGGTCGAGGCCCGGCAGCGCGCACTCGGCTCGGACCAGCGCAACGCCGACCTGATCTCGCAGACGCGGGACCGGGCCGACCTGGTGCTCGAGAACCTGCCACTGGTCAACTTCGCGCTGTGA
- a CDS encoding SDR family oxidoreductase: MSVLIVTGGSRGIGAAVCTLAASRGYDVVVNYSGEAVPAEEVASQVRAAGRQALSVRADVSVEDDVAALFDAAAELGPVTGLVNNAAITGNTPGRLDSYEVDVVRRTLDVNVTGVFLCCREAVRRMSTRHGGHGGAIVNVSSTAARTGSPGEWVHYAASKAAVDTLTFGLAQEVGGEGVRVNSVRPGMIRTGLHDAAGLPDRLDRLAPQIPMGRPGEPAEIAEAVLFLLSPASSFTTGAVLEVGGGR, encoded by the coding sequence GTGAGCGTCCTGATCGTCACCGGCGGCAGCCGGGGCATCGGCGCCGCCGTCTGCACACTGGCGGCTTCGCGCGGCTACGACGTCGTCGTGAACTACTCGGGCGAGGCGGTGCCCGCGGAGGAGGTCGCTTCGCAGGTGCGTGCGGCGGGCCGCCAGGCGCTGTCGGTGCGCGCCGACGTCTCGGTGGAGGACGACGTCGCCGCACTGTTCGACGCGGCCGCCGAGCTGGGCCCGGTGACCGGCCTGGTCAACAACGCGGCGATCACCGGCAACACCCCCGGCCGGCTCGACTCCTACGAGGTGGACGTCGTCCGGCGCACCCTCGACGTCAACGTCACGGGGGTGTTCCTGTGCTGCCGCGAGGCGGTCCGCCGCATGTCGACCCGCCACGGCGGCCACGGCGGCGCGATCGTCAACGTCTCCTCGACGGCGGCCCGCACCGGCTCGCCCGGCGAGTGGGTGCACTACGCGGCGTCGAAGGCCGCGGTGGACACGCTGACGTTCGGCCTGGCCCAGGAGGTCGGCGGCGAAGGCGTCCGGGTCAATTCGGTGCGCCCGGGCATGATCCGCACCGGCCTGCACGACGCGGCCGGCCTCCCGGACCGCCTCGACCGGCTGGCACCGCAGATCCCGATGGGCCGCCCGGGCGAACCGGCGGAGATCGCGGAGGCGGTGCTGTTCCTGCTGTCTCCGGCCTCGTCGTTCACGACGGGCGCGGTACTGGAGGTCGGTGGCGGCCGGTGA
- a CDS encoding VOC family protein, with product MAKLMSVHHLALTVTDVDRSVPWYARVLDLEEVLRREEPDTGLRKVVLRSAGDEFSVVLVQHADTGRRGFDEHRAGLEHVAFRVSSTAELAEWEARLAEFGVSYLPTAPSRTFEGSMVVVFRDPDGIQLEIWADPEL from the coding sequence ATGGCCAAACTCATGTCCGTGCACCACCTCGCGCTCACCGTGACCGACGTGGACCGCAGCGTGCCGTGGTACGCCCGCGTTCTCGACCTCGAGGAGGTCCTCCGGCGCGAAGAGCCGGACACGGGGCTGCGGAAGGTCGTGCTCCGGTCCGCCGGCGACGAGTTCTCCGTGGTGCTGGTCCAGCACGCGGACACCGGCAGACGCGGCTTCGACGAACACCGCGCCGGGCTCGAGCACGTCGCATTCCGGGTCAGCTCGACGGCGGAACTCGCCGAATGGGAAGCGCGCCTCGCCGAGTTCGGCGTGTCCTACCTGCCGACGGCGCCGTCGCGGACGTTCGAAGGCTCGATGGTGGTCGTGTTCCGCGATCCGGACGGTATCCAGCTCGAAATCTGGGCGGACCCGGAGCTCTGA
- a CDS encoding DedA family protein yields MNVVSIEAAGVGVSWLDTAGPLLVWVIVLSFVLVECALIIGLFLPGDSLLFGAGVVLAQHGSDANAWFLSGAALIVAVLGNQIGYYIGRTSGTKLIARRDGKVLNRQALDRAQRFLDKRGFFAIVAARWIPWIRTLAPLIAGAARMDPRRFMVATALGGLLWVPTLVLLGYYGAGLLDTLPWLKTAALWISIAFFVVGTGYGVLRYRQEMRRPVDERDDARA; encoded by the coding sequence GTGAACGTCGTGAGCATCGAGGCCGCGGGCGTCGGCGTGAGCTGGCTGGACACCGCCGGTCCGCTGCTCGTCTGGGTGATCGTGCTGAGCTTCGTGCTGGTCGAATGCGCGCTGATCATCGGGCTGTTCCTGCCCGGTGACTCACTGCTGTTCGGGGCCGGCGTGGTGCTGGCCCAGCACGGTTCGGACGCGAACGCGTGGTTCCTGTCGGGAGCCGCGCTGATCGTCGCCGTGCTCGGCAACCAGATCGGCTACTACATCGGGCGCACCAGCGGCACGAAGCTGATCGCGCGCCGCGACGGCAAGGTGCTGAACCGCCAGGCCCTCGACCGCGCGCAGCGGTTCCTGGACAAGCGGGGTTTCTTCGCGATCGTGGCGGCCCGGTGGATCCCGTGGATCCGCACGCTGGCCCCGCTGATCGCGGGCGCCGCCCGGATGGACCCCCGCCGTTTCATGGTGGCGACGGCACTGGGCGGCCTGCTGTGGGTCCCGACGCTGGTCCTGCTCGGCTACTACGGCGCGGGCCTGCTGGACACCCTGCCGTGGCTGAAGACGGCGGCCCTGTGGATCAGCATCGCGTTCTTCGTGGTCGGCACGGGCTACGGCGTGCTGCGCTACCGCCAGGAGATGCGCCGCCCGGTCGACGAACGCGACGACGCCCGCGCCTGA
- a CDS encoding YceI family protein has product MTGLRATFRTAEGWAVEHAVLTVTDPAGRQVARQAADVRGEVVTDALPAGTYTAVVTAAGYTPIARTAQIASDGSGALGDVVLAPVAEAVDLPPAGPWVIDPMHSSVIATARHLGIASIKARFPDVSGRIEIGRPAERSSVHAEIKAASIETGIRMRDDHLRSPDFLDVDVHPVITFTSTGLRQRGVDSWTLLGELTLHGERREIELELTYGGWGPDPWGGVRAAFHAETTLHRNDFAINYSAMVRAGVAAVGTTVKIELDVEAVQGESLPQF; this is encoded by the coding sequence ATGACCGGCTTGCGCGCGACCTTCCGGACGGCCGAGGGCTGGGCGGTGGAGCACGCGGTGCTCACCGTCACGGACCCGGCCGGCCGGCAGGTCGCCCGGCAGGCGGCCGACGTCCGCGGGGAGGTCGTCACCGACGCCCTCCCCGCGGGCACGTACACCGCCGTCGTCACGGCGGCCGGGTACACCCCGATCGCCCGGACGGCGCAGATCGCCTCGGACGGCTCCGGCGCGCTCGGCGACGTCGTGCTGGCCCCGGTCGCGGAGGCGGTCGACCTGCCGCCCGCCGGGCCGTGGGTGATCGACCCGATGCACTCGTCGGTCATCGCGACCGCGCGGCACCTGGGCATCGCGAGCATCAAGGCGCGGTTCCCGGACGTGTCCGGCCGGATCGAGATCGGCCGCCCGGCCGAGCGGTCGTCGGTGCACGCCGAGATCAAGGCGGCGAGCATCGAAACCGGCATCCGGATGCGCGACGACCACCTGCGGTCGCCGGACTTCCTCGACGTCGACGTGCACCCGGTCATCACGTTCACGAGCACGGGGCTGCGCCAGCGCGGCGTGGACTCGTGGACGCTGCTGGGCGAGCTGACGCTGCACGGCGAGCGCCGCGAGATCGAGCTCGAGCTGACCTACGGCGGCTGGGGCCCGGACCCGTGGGGCGGCGTGCGCGCCGCGTTCCACGCCGAGACGACGCTGCACCGGAACGACTTCGCGATCAACTACAGCGCGATGGTCCGGGCGGGGGTCGCGGCGGTCGGCACGACGGTGAAGATCGAGCTGGACGTCGAAGCGGTCCAGGGCGAGTCGCTGCCGCAGTTCTGA